TGGCGGGGACGGACTGCGCGCGGGCCGCCCAGGCGCAGGCGAGGCCCGCGTTGCCGCCGGAGGCGATGGTGACGCCCGCGTCCGGGAGGGTGCCCGCCTCGCGGTGCGCGGCCAGGAAGTTGCGGGCGCCGCGGGCCTTGAAGGACCCGGTGTGCTGGAGGTACTCCAGCGCGTACCAGAGGCCCTCGGCGGCCGGCACCACCGCGACCGGGCGGACCGAGCCGGCCGTCCGGTCGGCGGCGGCGCGTACGGCGGCGTAGTCGAGCTGCTGTTCCATGACGTCCATCACGGGGTCCCTTCGGGCTTCGCGCTTCGCGCTTCGGGCTTCGGGCTTCAGGCGGCGGCAGGCCGGTTGGCCTCGATCAGCTGGCGCAGTGCGCCGTAGTACACCTCGTGGTCGGTCAGGGCCGGCAGTACGTCGGCCAGCCCGCCCGAGAGCACGGGGAACCGCTCCGGATCCAGCGCGGCGAGGGCCGCCCGCGAGGCGGCGGTGGCTCCGGCCGGATCCCGGTGGTCCACGAAGGCGGCGCTGCCGAGGGTGAGCAGGTACATGCGGCGGTAGGCGGTCATCGCCTCGGCGGCGGTCATCCCGGCGGCCACGCTGTCGGCGAGCGCGGGCTCGACCAGCCGGGCCAGCAGCCGGCGGCCGAGCCAGGGGCGGCCCCCGCGGAGCACCAGCAGCCCGGGGTGGGCGGTGAGCAGCCGGTAGAGGGCGGTGAACCGCAGCTCGGTGGCCTCGGCCCAGCCGGTCCCGGCCGGGATCTCGGGCAGTTGCCCGGCGAGGTGCTCGGTGCACAGGTCGAGCAGTCCGGCGAGGTCGGTGCAGCGGCGCTGGACGGTGGCGTGGGAGACCTCGAGCCGGTCGGCCAGAGCGCGGAAGCTCAGCGCGTTCGGCCCCTCCTCGTCGAGGAGGCGCAGGGCGGCGGCAGCGATCGCATCGGGCGTCGCGCGGTCCAGGGCGGCTGATCTCCTCGGCATGAGATACACCGTATCAGACAATGGAACATACGACGTATCGCCACCATCCCTCCCCGATCGTGTGACGTCGACTACGGCCATATTGCTGGTCATTGAGACATAACCATCGACTTATGTTGACAGCGGGTAGTCGCACCGCTGCACTGAGCGCACTGCAGCCCCACCTCAAGGAGTCTCCGTGCCGCCTCGCCTGCGTGCGTCGCTCCCCTGCCTGACCGCGGCCGCCCTGCTCGCCCTCTGCCTCGCCCCCGCCCCCGCGGCGGCCGAGCCCTACGCGACCTCGGACAGCCCGCTCGCGCTCACCCCGCCCATGGGCTGGAACAACTGGGCGCACTACATGTGCGACATCGACGAGGCCAAGGTGGTCGCGAACGCCGACGCACTGGTGTCCAGGGGCCTCGCCGCCAAGGGCTACGACACGGTGACCGTCGACGACTGCTGGATGACCAAGAGCCGGGACGCGGACGGCAGCCTGGTCGTCGACACGCAGAAGTTCCCGCACGGCATGGCCTGGCTCGGCGAGTACCTGCACGACAAGGGCCTGAAGTTCGGCATCTACGAGGACGCGGGCTCCCTCACCTGCGAGCGCCACCCCGGCAGCGGCTCCCCCGACGGCGGCGGCCCGGACCACTACGCCCAGGACGCCCGGCAGTTCGCGTCGTGGAAGGTCGACTACGTCAAGATGGACGGCTGCAACCTGTGGGTGCCGCCCGGGAAGACGAAGGAGCAGGCGTACCGCGACGCGTACAACGCCGTCTCCGAAGGCCTGCGCGCGAGCGGCCGCGCCATGGTCCTCTCGGCCTCCGCCCCCGCCTACTTCCAGCAGGGCGAGTGGGGCGGCTCCGACTGGCACAAGGTCCTCGGCTGGGTCGGCGAGACCGGCCAGCTGTGGCGCGAGGGCAAGGACATCAAGGTCTACAACGCGACCGCCCCGGCAACCTCCCGGTGGAGCTCGGTGCTGGGCAACTACGGCTACAACCGCTGGCTCGGCCGGTACGCGGGCCCCGGCAACTGGAACGACCCCGATTTCCTCATCGCGGGCGCCCCCGGGCTCACCGAGGCCGAGAGCCGCAGCCAGGTGGGCCTGTGGGCGATGATGGCGGCCCCGTTCATCCTGTCCTCCGACGTCTCGAAGCTCACCCCGGCCGGGCTGGCCGCCCTGGGCAACACCGACCTGATCGCGCTGGACCAGGACCCGATGGGCCGCCAGGGCGCGGTGCTCTCCGCCAACGCCACCTTCGAGGTGCTGGCCCGGCCGCTGGCCAACGGCGACCGCGCCGTCGCCGTGCTCAACCGGTCCGGCAGCACCCGGGACATCTCCGTACCGCTCTCCGACATCGGGCTGTACTCCTGCACGGTCGACGCCAAGGACCTGTGGAGCGGCAAGAGCACCGAGGTCTCGACCTCCCTGACCGGGAAGCTGGCCGCGCACGACACGGCGGTCTTCCGGCTCACCCCGCACGAGGGGTGCGCCGAGGCCCGGCCTACCGGGCAGATCACCGGGAACGGCGCCCAGTGCGCGGACGGGGTCAACACCACCGGGGTGGGCGCGGTGGTCCTTTCGCCGTGCACCGCGGCCGCGGACCAGCGCTGGGTCCTCGGATCCGACGCGAGCGTACGCCTGACCGGCAAATGCCTGTCGGCGAGCGAGGAAGGCCTCGTGGAACTGGCCGCCTGCGCGCCCGGGGAGCCGGGCCGGCACTGGACGCACCGCCGGGACGGAGCCCTCGTCGAGGACCTGAGCGGGCTGTGCCTGACGGCCCCCGCCGCGGCCGCCACCCCGGACGCCCCGGCCGAGCGGCTGCGGCTGGCCGAGTGCGGCGAGCACCGGGTCGACCAGGCCTGGTCCCTGCCGGTCTGACGACCCGCCGGGCCGCCGTCGGGAGCCGACCCGGACGGCAGCCCGACGGCGGCCCCGCTCTCGCAGCGGGCCACCGGCCCATGACGCAGCACGCCGCACGACCAGACCGGACCGGACCCGCGGGCCCGGCACGGGACGGGGCCCGGATCAGACCCGGACCAGACCACGGAACGGTGACTCATCGGATGACGAACTCCCCGCCCCGGCGCCGGCGGCGCGCACAGCTGCGCCACCGGGTCGCCCTCGCCACCCTGGCGGCCCTGCTC
The Streptomyces sp. NBC_01296 DNA segment above includes these coding regions:
- a CDS encoding ricin-type beta-trefoil lectin domain protein; amino-acid sequence: MPPRLRASLPCLTAAALLALCLAPAPAAAEPYATSDSPLALTPPMGWNNWAHYMCDIDEAKVVANADALVSRGLAAKGYDTVTVDDCWMTKSRDADGSLVVDTQKFPHGMAWLGEYLHDKGLKFGIYEDAGSLTCERHPGSGSPDGGGPDHYAQDARQFASWKVDYVKMDGCNLWVPPGKTKEQAYRDAYNAVSEGLRASGRAMVLSASAPAYFQQGEWGGSDWHKVLGWVGETGQLWREGKDIKVYNATAPATSRWSSVLGNYGYNRWLGRYAGPGNWNDPDFLIAGAPGLTEAESRSQVGLWAMMAAPFILSSDVSKLTPAGLAALGNTDLIALDQDPMGRQGAVLSANATFEVLARPLANGDRAVAVLNRSGSTRDISVPLSDIGLYSCTVDAKDLWSGKSTEVSTSLTGKLAAHDTAVFRLTPHEGCAEARPTGQITGNGAQCADGVNTTGVGAVVLSPCTAAADQRWVLGSDASVRLTGKCLSASEEGLVELAACAPGEPGRHWTHRRDGALVEDLSGLCLTAPAAAATPDAPAERLRLAECGEHRVDQAWSLPV
- a CDS encoding TetR family transcriptional regulator, which codes for MPRRSAALDRATPDAIAAAALRLLDEEGPNALSFRALADRLEVSHATVQRRCTDLAGLLDLCTEHLAGQLPEIPAGTGWAEATELRFTALYRLLTAHPGLLVLRGGRPWLGRRLLARLVEPALADSVAAGMTAAEAMTAYRRMYLLTLGSAAFVDHRDPAGATAASRAALAALDPERFPVLSGGLADVLPALTDHEVYYGALRQLIEANRPAAA